From a region of the Acanthochromis polyacanthus isolate Apoly-LR-REF ecotype Palm Island chromosome 3, KAUST_Apoly_ChrSc, whole genome shotgun sequence genome:
- the LOC127533275 gene encoding renal glandular kallikrein-like, translating to MARLTFLLLLLWVGGYSVKFCVAGSAVVDLQKRIYGGKNCDDDKRLYHVALSKKADGKHIYCGGSLIKPQWVLTAAHCENATT from the exons ATGGCTCGTCTCacctttcttctccttctcctgtgGGTTGGTGGGTACTCTGTTAAATTTT GTGTTGCAGGGAGCgcagtggtggacctgcagaAGAGAATTTACGGTGGGAAAAATTGTGACGATGATAAGCGTCTGTACCATGTTGCACTGTCTAAGAAGGctgatggaaagcatatttatTGTGGTGGCTCTCTGATAAAACCACAGTGGGTTCTGACTGCAGCTCACTGCGAGAATGCTACAACGTGA